One Glycine max cultivar Williams 82 chromosome 8, Glycine_max_v4.0, whole genome shotgun sequence genomic window, cttttaaattttttttNNNNNNNNNNNNNNNNNNNNNNNNNNNNNNNNNNNNNNNNNNNNNNNNNNNNNNNNNNNNNNNNNNNNNNNNNNNNNNNNNNNNNNNNNNNNNNNNNNNNNNNNNNNNNNNNNNNNNNNNNNNNNNNNNNNNNNNNNNNNNNNNNNNNNNNNNNNNNNNNNNNNNNNNNNNNNNNNNNNNNNNNNNNNNNNNNNNNNNNNNNNNNNNNNNNNNNNNNNNNNNNNNNNNNNNNNNNNNNNNNNNNNNNNNNNNNNNNNNNNNNNNNNNNNNNNNNNNNNNNNNNNNNNNNNNNNNNNNNNNNNNNNNNNNNNNNNNNNNNNNNNNNNNNNNNNNNNNNNNNNNNNNNNNNNNNNNNNNNNNNNNNNNNNNNNNNNNNNNNNNNNNNNNNNNNNNNNNNNNNNNNNNNNNNNNNNNNNNNNNNNNNNNNNNNNNNNNNNNNNNNNNNNNNNNNNNNNNNNNNNNNNNNNNNNNNNNNNNNNNNNNNNNNNNNNNNNNNNNNNNNNNNNNNNNNNNNNNNNNNNNNNNNNNNNNNNNNNNNNNNNNNNNNNNNNNNNNNNNNNNNNNNNNNNNNNNNNNNNNNNNNNNNNNNNNNNNNNNNNNNNNNNNNNNNNNNNNNNNNNNNNNNNNNNNNNNNNNNNNNNNNNNNNNNNNNNNNNNNNNNNNNNNNNNNNNNNNNNNNNNNNNNNNNNNNNNNNNNNNNNNNNNNNNNNNNNNNNNNNNNNNNNNNNNNNNNNNNNNNNNNNNNNNNNNNNNNNNNNNNNNNNNNNNNNNNNNNNNNNNNNNNNNNNNNNNNNNNNNNNNNNNNNNNNNNNNNNNNNNNNNNNNNNNNNNNNNNNNNNNNNNNNNNNNNNNNNNNNNNNNNNNNNNNNNNNNNNNNNNNNNNNNNNNNNNNNNNNNNNNNNNNNNNNNNNNNNNNNNNNNNNNNNNNNNNNNNNNNNNNNNNNNNNNNNNNNNNNNNNNNNNNNNNNNNNNNNNNNNNNNNNNNNNNNNNNNNNNNNNNNNNNNNNNNNNNNNNNNNNNNNNNNNNNNNNNNNNNNNNNNNNNNNNNNNNNNNNNNNNNNNNNNNNNNNNNNNNNNNNNNNNNNNNNNNNNNNNNNNNNNNNNNNNNNNNNNNNNNNNNNNNNNNNNNNNNNNNNNNNNNNNNNNNNNNNNNNNNNNNNNNNNNNNNNNNNNNNNNNNNNNNNNNNNNNNNNNNNNNNNNNNNNNNNNNNNNNNNNNNNNNNNNNNNNNNNNNNNNNNNNNNNNNNNNNNNNNNNNNNNNNNNNNNNNNNNNNNNNNNNNNNNNNNNNNNNNNNNNNNNNNNNNNNNNNNNNNNNNNNNNNNNNNNNNNNNNNNNNNNNNNNNNNNNNNNNNNNNNNNNNNNNNNNNNNNNNNNNNNNNNNNNNNNNNNNNNNNNNNNNNNNNNNNNNNNNNNNNNNNNNNNNNNNNNNNNNNNNNNNNNNNNNNNNNNNNNNNNNNNNNNNNNNNNNNNNNNNNNNNNNNNNNNNNNNNNNNNNNNNNNNNNNNNNNNNNNNNNNNNNNNNNNNNNNNNNNNNNNNNNNNNNNNNNNNNNNNNNNNNNNNNNNNNNNNNNNNNNNNNNNNNNNNNNNNNNNNNNNNNNNNNNNNNNNNNNNNNNNNNNNNNNNNNNNNNNNNNNNNNNNNNNNNNNNNNNNNNNNNNNNNNNNNNNNNNNNNNNNNNNNNNNNNNNNNNNNNNNNNNNNNNNNNNNNNNNNNNNNNNNNNNNNNNNNNNNNNNNNNNNNNNNNNNNNNNNNNNNNNNNNNNNNNNNNNNNNNNNNNNNNNNNNNNNNNNNNNNNNNNNNNNNNNNNNNNNNNNNNNNNNNNNNNNNNNNNNNNNNNNNNNNNNNNNNNNNNNNNNNNNNNNNNNNNNNNNNNNNNNNNNNNNNNNNNNNNNNNNNNNNNNNNNNNNNNNNNNNNNNNNNNNNNNNNNNNNNNNNNNNNNNNNNNNNNNNNNNNNNNNNNNNNNNNNNNNNNNNNNNNNNNNNNNNNNNNNNNNNNNNNNNNNNNNNNNNNNNNNNNNNNNNNNNNNNNNNNNNNNNNNNNNNNNNNNNNNNNNNNNNNNNNNNNNNNNNNNNNNNNNNNNNNNNNNNNNNNNNNNNNNNNNNNNNNNNNNNNNNNNNNNNNNNNNNNNNNNNNNNNNNNNNNNNNNNNNNNNNNNNNNNNNNNNNNNNNNNNNNNNNNNNNNNNNNNNNNNNNNNNNNNNNNNNNNNNNNNNNNNNNNNNNNNNNNNNNNNNNNNNNNNNNNNNNNNNNNNNNNNNNNNNNNNNNNNNNNNNNNNNNNNNNNNNNNNNNNNNNNNNNNNNNNNNNNNNNNNNNNNNNNNNNNNNNNNNNNNNNNNNNNNNNNNNNNNNNNNNNNNNNNNNNNNNNNNNNNNNNNNNNNNNNNNNNNNNNNNNNNNNNNNNNNNNNNNNNNNNNNNNNNNNNNNNNNNNNNNNNNNNNNNNNNNNNNNNNNNNNNNNNNNNNNNNNNNNNNNNNNNNNNNNNNNNNNNNNNNNNNNNNNNNNNNNNNNNNNNNNNNNNNNNtttccaaaacaaaaagaacattATCATACCAACCACTTGTTTTGTTGTGTGTTTGTTTAAATAGGATGAAaatgttatataattattaaacttaaatatatttttatttctaataaatattttatttctgtgtttgttctttaataaattcttattttacattgagtttttaataaaatgataattttatttttaaactttaatatttttaattcttaataaatacaaaatttattaatttatttgtgacttaaaaaaatatcaaaaataaaaaataaaattattattttattaaaaattcaacagtaaaaaattatcatgcaacaaacataaaaatcaaatatttattagaaataaaatatatatttttttcattgatgACTATTTTTTGTCAGAGAATTTGAAGGCACACATAATGAATATTTTCTTCCaacactaattaattaacacCCAAAACCAAACAGAATTCGTATccgaataaaaaaacatatttaaatctaattatTATTACCTTGGAGGGGTTTGGGATGAGTTCTTTCAAAGCATCAAATTTACTGCTCAAATCCACTCTCCTTTGTTTCTCAGTGATGGTGCTAGTGAACTGCTTGGTCCTTTTTccacctctctttttcccaaCATCTTGAGTGAAGTCCACCACTCCAtttccaaagccttgaatgccttCTCCTTCGACGGCGTGGCCAGCGAAGGGGAAATCATTACTTAGAGCCGGCATGTGTGGAAGCAAGTCTCTGAGGgtaggttgttgttgttgctgctgcagGTTGAGATGCAAGTAAGGGTCATAGGAGACAGAGGAGACGTTTGTGCTATTATCTCCTGGAATAGGGTTTGGGAAGTGGAGAAGGTTAAGGAGATCTGGTACTGTTGGTGTGGGATAAGGAAGTTGGTGATGATTCTCAAGTGGGGTGTTGCTATAATTGTATTGATTTTGTTGAGGGTGTTCTGCAATGATTTCCATTGCTATTGCAGCGTTAGCATTTGCATTTGCAGCATCTTCTCCACTGGAATAAGAGTAGGCAAAGGCggtgttgttgttgtggttgtggttgtgggtctGTGTGGCAGACATAACTCCCTCTGATTGTGAAACCATTGCATTGGGATCATCATAGCAACTACTTTCTTCGTACATTTTTGGACCACACCACACACTCATTGATCTTTTTGTCtgcaaagaaaaggaaataatgAGTCaacaaaactattttaaaagcaatgatatattattgagaagaaaaaacaaaccaatAATAATAGGAGCAGCACACCCTTCGAATTCTTAATCCAAAACTTGAGAATGAcacagaaaataaataagagtgGTCCTGTTGTGTTGTGGGACGTGGAATTCTCTTGGTTGGTGGTTTTGAGGTTTGAGAGATTGTGAAGGCTTTTCCGAGTGTGTGCCAAAGATGGAATGGAATGGTGTGAGTGTGCCAAATGACCAAAATGGGTCTCCTTCTGTTAACTGGTCTGCAGATTCCCCTCATGTGGACCCCACTAAACGATCTCCTCCGTACTCTCCTTTCCCGTCCCAAAGAtgcttttgctttttatttttctattataaattttagacataaatatatttctttcctataatttatttttttatttttattcttgtaagtttttttttcattttaatttttataaaatatgttaatgcaagtttttttctttaagttctgttcaaaatatttttttattatttaaaatattatctaaaacattttaaggataaaaaaaatattttataaaaattataataatttttttatagggacaaaaattaaaaaatattaaattatgagacaaaaatatattcaaatttaaaatttataaatatgtgatgttgaaaagaaaatgaaaaaaaaatcaacttcgTAGCCAATGCTTGTGCATGAGGTACCTACAAGAAAGCAAGAATGTGAGACTGtttttaaatcattaaaatttgaCCATGTTATGATGTAAAATATATCTATACTAAGTCTTATAAAATAGATGTATAGAAAAAAGGCTATTGTGCTCATGCTTCAGCTGTTGACATGTGTCTAATTTCTTGGCTTTTTGGGCATTTTATGCCCCTCCAGCTTTGCTTGATTTTATGCCACCTCGTTGTCATGTGTCTtgctttgaacttttttttttttgctgtcaACTCCACGTATCATTCTCAAACTGACGAATTTCAACTTCCGTTTAATTTTGCTTGATAATCTGTCTCAAATCCTAAATCTTTCTCTTTCCTCCGtttatctctttctctttttttcgaAAACTGAAATTTTTCCGGAATGCTGAAGCCACCCAGTTTTCGCAAtgcattctctctttttcttcttcatttgctgCTCGCTTTGGTCTCTACACGAGGATCTCACAGAACCACTTGGAACACTCTCACCAGTTCGTGTTGTTTCCTTTCACTCTTCTTTCTattccttttgtgttttttttttgcttcttcacgTTTTGCTTAGAAAATGCAccccagaaaaagaaaaagcaaaaaattaacaaagaaaTTGTTTGAAACTTAGTTTATCTTGCTTTTGtgttccttttgtttttcttcgttGAGTTTGTGTTAATTAACTCCAcgttgttattaatttttcttgattGTATTCTCGAAATTTCTTAGATTTGGTTCTATCTAATTACCCTAGACCCATTGATTGTAGAAAGATATTCATAGGGGGTTTAGCGAGAGAAACAACGATTGGTGAATGTTTTCTATTTGTATTgtgttggtttgttttctttccggCTTTACCAAT contains:
- the LOC102663981 gene encoding transcription factor bHLH91, producing the protein MYEESSCYDDPNAMVSQSEGVMSATQTHNHNHNNNTAFAYSYSSGEDAANANANAAIAMEIIAEHPQQNQYNYSNTPLENHHQLPYPTPTVPDLLNLLHFPNPIPGDNSTNVSSVSYDPYLHLNLQQQQQQPTLRDLLPHMPALSNDFPFAGHAVEGEGIQGFGNGVVDFTQDVGKKRGGKRTKQFTSTITEKQRRVDLSSKFDALKELIPNPSKVIIIRFKYRGVMSDEWKELSLLGGKKRHDIQRVMMRRRHEGEADEGDFSNLQEPDQYSENLRSSWIRRKSKDTEVDVRIVDNEVTIKLVQRKKIDCLVHVSHLLDQLNLDLQHVAGGHIGDFCSYLFNTKICEGSSLYASAIAHKLIQVMDTSFAAASLA